A region of Arabidopsis thaliana chromosome 5, partial sequence DNA encodes the following proteins:
- a CDS encoding Cysteine/Histidine-rich C1 domain family protein — protein sequence MDTSAVQLPFRDYSLQPAPRYINARCHICSVTGAIYNGYFCNDPIVWMHKECVELPSEINHLFHPQHPLLLTYEEGWWSCFCALCGETKPAKYFYSCSTCKIKVDLTCGMNPPPPAIEHPICHDHPLVFLKKRQEKTPCEVCKNRILGSSYSCLGCELYFHVGCIHLSKEVNHPCHSDHPLMLVESESLTDNDKKTCFLCGQQPHGILYHCSICNFTLCIGCIKSPPPLVVENVKTHKHPLTFFPRGVYCTCNVCGHLGPGYLNCGVCRRSVCQFNGAYSCLVCPNYAVHSRCATRYDIWDGVELEGKAENIEDIAPFKVVGDDLIRHFSHSKHSLRLHKNNIIYDDSTRCEACGHPVEFGRIYNCEECCFILHEKCANLPMKKRLVFSTLPFLLLGPGNDVCKVLDCKLCGMFFTGFEYKSQERRQSDIDVHCGSLTEPFVHDGHLHPLYFDQKQKELPCNACQKTIRDYMLCCADCDFNLCLWCASLPKKIRHSNDEHILTLCCGEEANGKYWCDICEAELDPSKWFYTCFGCGGTLHVECVLGDFSRLMPGCTIDYRVYTVEVVFNNHNTRPMCSRCHSRCKVSVILKFREGNIVYFFCSRSCFLMHFSYYL from the exons ATGGATACATCAGCAGTACAACTACCCTTTCGCGATTATTCTCTTCAACCTGCTCCTCGGTACATCAACGCTAGATGTCATATCTGCTCTGTAACAGGTGCCATCTACAACGGCTACTTTTGCAATGATCCTATTGTTTGGATGCATAAGGAGTGCGTTGAGCTCCCATCTGAGATCAACCATCTTTTCCACCCCCAACATCCTCTCTTGCTCACATATGAAGAGGGATGGTGGAGTTGTTTCTGTGCTTTGTGTGGAGAAACAAAGCCAGCGAAGTACTTTTATAGTTGTTCCACATGTAAAATCAAGGTGGATTTGACTTGTGGGATGAACCCACCACCGCCAGCTATTGAACATCCCATCTGCCATGACCATCCACTTGTCTTCCTGAAGAAAAGACAGGAGAAAACCCCTTGTGAAGTTTGCAAGAATAGAATTCTTGGATCATCCTATTCATGTCTTGGATGCGAGTTGTACTTCCACGTGGGCTGCATCCATCTCTCGAAAGAGGTAAATCATCCTTGTCACTCTGATCATCCTCTCATGCTCGTCGAATCTGAATCACTTACAGATAATGATAAGAAGACTTGTTTTCTATGTGGGCAACAACCGCATGGTATTCTTTATCATTGTTCTATCTGCAACTTCACACTGTGCATTGGTTGTATCAAATCACCACCACCTCTTGTTGTCGAGAATGTGAAGACGCACAAGCATCCTCTTACTTTCTTTCCAAGAGGAGTCTACTGCACTTGTAACGTTTGTGGG CATCTTGGTCCTGGGTATTTGAACTGTGGAGTTTGCCGAAGAAGTGTATGCCAATTCAATGGAGCTTATTCTTGCTTAGTTTGCCCCAACTATGCAGTTCATTCACGGTGTGCAACAAGATATGACATATGGGATGGTGTGGAACTGGAAGGGAAAGCTGAGAATATTGAGGATATTGCGCCATTTAAGGTGGTTGGGGATGACTTGATTCGTCATTTTAGTCACAGCAAACATTCTTTAAGACTCCACAAGAACAATATCATTTATGATGATAGTACACGATGTGAAGCATGTGGCCATCCAGTCGAATTTGGTCGAATATACAATTGTGAGGAATGCTGTTTCATTCTTCATGAAAAGTGTGCTAATCTCCCTATGAAGAAAAGGCTTGTCTTTTCTACCTTACCATTCCTATTACTGGGACCGGGTAATGATGTTTGCAAGGTTTTAGATTGCAAGTTATGTGGAATGTTTTTTACTGGTTTCGAGTACAAGTCCCAAGAAAGGAGGCAAAGCGATATCGATGTACATTGTGGTTCCCTTACGGAGCCGTTCGTCCATGATGGCCATTTACATCCCttatattttgatcaaaagcAAAAGGAGCTTCCTTGCAATGCTTGTCAAAAAACCATAAGAGATTATATGCTTTGTTGTGCTGATTGTGACTTCAATTTGTGTTTATGGTGCGCTAGTCTGCCAAAAAAGATAAGGCATAGCAACGATGAGCACATTCTCACGCTATGTTGTGGTGAAGAAGCAAATGGAAAATATTGGTGTGATATCTGTGAGGCAGAGTTGGATCCAAGTAAATGGTTCTATACATGCTTTGGTTGTGGAGGCACATTGCATGTGGAATGCGTACTAGGAGATTTCTCACGTCTCATGCCAGGATGCACCATTGACTACCGGGTATATACCGTGGAGGTGGTTTTCAATAATCACAACACGCGACCAATGTGCAGCCGGTGTCACTCTCGATGCAAGGTTTCTGTAATCCTTAAGTTTCGTGAGGGTAacattgtatattttttttgttcacgtTCATGTTTTCTGATGCATTTCTCATATTATCTGTGA
- a CDS encoding Cysteine/Histidine-rich C1 domain family protein (Cysteine/Histidine-rich C1 domain family protein; FUNCTIONS IN: zinc ion binding; INVOLVED IN: intracellular signaling pathway; EXPRESSED IN: root; CONTAINS InterPro DOMAIN/s: Protein kinase C-like, phorbol ester/diacylglycerol binding (InterPro:IPR002219), DC1 (InterPro:IPR004146), Zinc finger, PHD-type (InterPro:IPR001965), Zinc finger, ZZ-type (InterPro:IPR000433), C1-like (InterPro:IPR011424); BEST Arabidopsis thaliana protein match is: Cysteine/Histidine-rich C1 domain family protein (TAIR:AT5G59940.1); Has 1807 Blast hits to 1807 proteins in 277 species: Archae - 0; Bacteria - 0; Metazoa - 736; Fungi - 347; Plants - 385; Viruses - 0; Other Eukaryotes - 339 (source: NCBI BLink).), with protein MDTSAVQLPFRDYSLQPAPRYINARCHICSVTGAIYNGYFCNDPIVWMHKECVELPSEINHLFHPQHPLLLTYEEGWWSCFCALCGETKPAKYFYSCSTCKIKVDLTCGMNPPPPAIEHPICHDHPLVFLKKRQEKTPCEVCKNRILGSSYSCLGCELYFHVGCIHLSKEVNHPCHSDHPLMLVESESLTDNDKKTCFLCGQQPHGILYHCSICNFTLCIGCIKSPPPLVVENVKTHKHPLTFFPRGVYCTCNVCGVKGLILSYMCLQCGFAVHCSCVDLPQVININRHDHRISFTQHLGPGYLNCGVCRRSVCQFNGAYSCLVCPNYAVHSRCATRYDIWDGVELEGKAENIEDIAPFKVVGDDLIRHFSHSKHSLRLHKNNIIYDDSTRCEACGHPVEFGRIYNCEECCFILHEKCANLPMKKRLVFSTLPFLLLGPGNDVCKVLDCKLCGMFFTGFEYKSQERRQSDIDVHCGSLTEPFVHDGHLHPLYFDQKQKELPCNACQKTIRDYMLCCADCDFNLCLWCASLPKKIRHSNDEHILTLCCGEEANGKYWCDICEAELDPSKWFYTCFGCGGTLHVECVLGDFSRLMPGCTIDYRVYTVEVVFNNHNTRPMCSRCHSRCKVSVILKFREGNIVYFFCSRSCFLMHFSYYL; from the coding sequence ATGGATACATCAGCAGTACAACTACCCTTTCGCGATTATTCTCTTCAACCTGCTCCTCGGTACATCAACGCTAGATGTCATATCTGCTCTGTAACAGGTGCCATCTACAACGGCTACTTTTGCAATGATCCTATTGTTTGGATGCATAAGGAGTGCGTTGAGCTCCCATCTGAGATCAACCATCTTTTCCACCCCCAACATCCTCTCTTGCTCACATATGAAGAGGGATGGTGGAGTTGTTTCTGTGCTTTGTGTGGAGAAACAAAGCCAGCGAAGTACTTTTATAGTTGTTCCACATGTAAAATCAAGGTGGATTTGACTTGTGGGATGAACCCACCACCGCCAGCTATTGAACATCCCATCTGCCATGACCATCCACTTGTCTTCCTGAAGAAAAGACAGGAGAAAACCCCTTGTGAAGTTTGCAAGAATAGAATTCTTGGATCATCCTATTCATGTCTTGGATGCGAGTTGTACTTCCACGTGGGCTGCATCCATCTCTCGAAAGAGGTAAATCATCCTTGTCACTCTGATCATCCTCTCATGCTCGTCGAATCTGAATCACTTACAGATAATGATAAGAAGACTTGTTTTCTATGTGGGCAACAACCGCATGGTATTCTTTATCATTGTTCTATCTGCAACTTCACACTGTGCATTGGTTGTATCAAATCACCACCACCTCTTGTTGTCGAGAATGTGAAGACGCACAAGCATCCTCTTACTTTCTTTCCAAGAGGAGTCTACTGCACTTGTAACGTTTGTGGGGTAAAAGGACTTATACTCTCTTATATGTGTCTTCAGTGTGGTTTTGCGGTCCATTGTAGTTGTGTAGACTTACCTCAAGTCATAAACATAAATCGTCATGATCATCGCATTTCTTTCACACAGCATCTTGGTCCTGGGTATTTGAACTGTGGAGTTTGCCGAAGAAGTGTATGCCAATTCAATGGAGCTTATTCTTGCTTAGTTTGCCCCAACTATGCAGTTCATTCACGGTGTGCAACAAGATATGACATATGGGATGGTGTGGAACTGGAAGGGAAAGCTGAGAATATTGAGGATATTGCGCCATTTAAGGTGGTTGGGGATGACTTGATTCGTCATTTTAGTCACAGCAAACATTCTTTAAGACTCCACAAGAACAATATCATTTATGATGATAGTACACGATGTGAAGCATGTGGCCATCCAGTCGAATTTGGTCGAATATACAATTGTGAGGAATGCTGTTTCATTCTTCATGAAAAGTGTGCTAATCTCCCTATGAAGAAAAGGCTTGTCTTTTCTACCTTACCATTCCTATTACTGGGACCGGGTAATGATGTTTGCAAGGTTTTAGATTGCAAGTTATGTGGAATGTTTTTTACTGGTTTCGAGTACAAGTCCCAAGAAAGGAGGCAAAGCGATATCGATGTACATTGTGGTTCCCTTACGGAGCCGTTCGTCCATGATGGCCATTTACATCCCttatattttgatcaaaagcAAAAGGAGCTTCCTTGCAATGCTTGTCAAAAAACCATAAGAGATTATATGCTTTGTTGTGCTGATTGTGACTTCAATTTGTGTTTATGGTGCGCTAGTCTGCCAAAAAAGATAAGGCATAGCAACGATGAGCACATTCTCACGCTATGTTGTGGTGAAGAAGCAAATGGAAAATATTGGTGTGATATCTGTGAGGCAGAGTTGGATCCAAGTAAATGGTTCTATACATGCTTTGGTTGTGGAGGCACATTGCATGTGGAATGCGTACTAGGAGATTTCTCACGTCTCATGCCAGGATGCACCATTGACTACCGGGTATATACCGTGGAGGTGGTTTTCAATAATCACAACACGCGACCAATGTGCAGCCGGTGTCACTCTCGATGCAAGGTTTCTGTAATCCTTAAGTTTCGTGAGGGTAacattgtatattttttttgttcacgtTCATGTTTTCTGATGCATTTCTCATATTATCTGTGA